TCGCCTGAAATcagtgcttgttgttgttgtttttctttttggataaaAGACTGTAGTAACTAAAGAAAAATCTTTTAGAAAACAATAGATAATTAAGAAATCCAACTCACAAACGTTATAAAGCCCGGAAACCCGGGTCGGATAAGAGGAATGAGCAAGTGTTTTCGCCCCCGAGTCAGTGGCGTTCGTCGTTCTGTCTTTAGGTACTAAAATGCAGGGCGTTAAAGTAAGGCCCCAAATAGCTACTCAGGAAGGTGCTAATCAATCCTTGAAGCTACTTATTCTTCTTACATGACAGATCAGTGTCCTTCTAACAAATACGGATCGGAGCGATCTCTAATGTTGTGACAATGACCGAAATTCTTTGAATGTTTACATTATGTTTGTATCAATAGTTTCATAAGACAAGAACATTGACTTtgaattgcttttcttttgcaGAGGTTGATCAACATGCATATCTACGACAACGCACTGTACGCGAACCTCGAGGATTTGAACGCATGAAATTGTTTTTTCGGCCTCTTATACCAATAacatttaaggaggctccccagagttttgagaccgcgcgcaatctgggcacaagtatggcgcgagattttaaatccacgcgaagtccacgcaaaaaagaaaaacaaagatggcttcccttttccgtaatatcgtccggttaaagtttacaaaattgctggaattttggctgcaatagttaagtaattcggagaaaagatcccgtattaggtaggacactcaatctttcaagcttttctttccataaatggccagatattacggaaataacggttaagattctacctgtacttcgaaagatatacgaaggttttcagctaccgtacgcatgcgcaagtgaagaagactcgcgcgtaaagccagaaccacgcgtgttttttggatttttgtgacgtcagcgtaaaaaataaatgctggttttctcccgtttccttcggtgaatttttttaaaacttggctcagttgtaaccacatacaaatcctataaaataccctatttttgttaaaatctatcagagctaatttaatatattgagaataatgacaaattacagaatattggaaaagccgtctgaacaacgctgactctttaacatttcaaaatgtcaggcattatcatttccatgatgtggcaaaatatgaaaaaaattcaccgaaggaaacttaaaatatcaaggagtctaggccaaaatgaggaaaatatgtgcctgtcattagatgagatgttgccatggtaacggccttaatccaaaaattgacaacgaaaacataaaccttgtttcaacagtatccatactggtaaatctctacgagggataactttaagggaaattgactaagtttcgttttctaagtcgcgttctataaggacgatgttcgtaataactctagggagccaccttaagtgaTAATATCTGGATCGGAACCAATTGGAATCAGCGCTGTGTAAACTTAGCATAAGACTGGTAGAATATATATCAATTAACAACTTGATTTTTAATAGGTATATACGGTGTCTTTTCATAAAAATACGCTCTTCCAACGAGCCGTGTGTCTACAGTTTGATAGTAATAAGAAActaattttattaaaaactaCCTCGTCACTTTCTACACATTAATTCAAATCATGCCTTTAAATTTAGAAAGATACAAACTAGTAAAAGAGGaagagaaatatatatatatatatttgtgtaTAATATACAAACTTAAACAGCTAAGATGATAGTTCATGTTTCCAGTAACTTGGTGTACTTCTCTAATTGGCCTTTGTACCAATGGCTAATGCCGTGGAAGATTATTCtggtagaaaaaaataaaaaatataatatatgCACCGCGTCAGTAAGCAATTATGTTTAGAAATGCACATAATTTGATGCACGCTCGATATTGAtgaacgtcacaaagtgtcctgcAAAGTCTAAACGAAAACCACCTCCTTGTAACTTTAAGGTTAGCTTTTGTGTTCGGGGTATCTTTTAGGTTAGGGTAGGGGTTACCGTTTACGTCCCCTTTAGGAGAAGGGTTATCCCCTTTATTGTCCGTATTTCTTGCCAGAGGTGATGGCGAAGTATACGAGAAAGGCGAAAGGACACGTTGTGACAATCACCGAAACCGGCATATGCGTCTAATTAAGTGCACTACTGGACATAAATTCCAGAAAGAAAGATGGCGTTGTAGCTTACTATTGCAAAGtacgtttgtttttttgtcttactttggggaattgcacacattttaggcatcctactgatgaacagttgcaacacagatatattttttagcaactactatcatttgcagtctgtccgctttgatttgtttttttgttttttctaatacagaaaaaaacaacagcaatttTAGCTTTATGTGCTAAAGTTAATTTTAAATTCCTAATGACAGTCGGAAGTAAATGTAACGTGCAAATACATGTACTCAGTTTCATATTAATCTTGTCTCGTGTATGCTAAGCAGGGTTTTCATTGTCAACAAATTAGATATCTCGTTATTATGTTGTGTTGATCAAATGTTGAAAATTTATGTTCTCCAACAATATGCTCATTTCAAGGTGTCAACCTGTAGAGGGCGTTAGAGGgatgcagattttttttttttttaaatcagatCCTTTGATGTCATCTTTACTGAGCAAAGGTCATAAGAAAACACTGGCACCAGAAAAATGGCAAAGTGATTTTTCATTAaagaataaatatattttaaataaacACAGCTTAATTACCATCTTCAAGCACTGGGTGATGCAGATTGATAGTCCTACAGAGTTACTTGCAACACAAGTGTAGCACCCACTCTCTCTTGCTTCCAACCTCTCCTCATAAGAAATTGGCTTTCCACTATCTTCACTGCCCCTGTACCATATAATGTTAGGTTTTGGGTTTCCATCCACTGGACATGAAAAAGTTTTACTACCTCCTTGAGGCACTGTGGCATTTCCTCCATTCCCTATGGCTTCAACAGGATCTTAAAAGAACAGAACattaaagaaagcaaagaaataatAATGCATTCCCAGTGCAGAGGAGACAAATTCTCACTAGTAGAGATAGTGAGGCCTTAAAAAGATTAAGGACTTGATGAGATGTCAATGCTAATCTCTGCACTGTAAATTGCAACACTCACATTGGACATCAATAAAGACATCTCTCGTAGCTGGCCAACCAATGCCATTATGGACTATGCATCTGTACACTCTTGGATCTTGTCTTCTAATGTCAGTCAATGTCATGCTGACAACCCTGTTATCAGATAGTCTGGTCCATGTAATGTTTGGCATTGGTTTCCCATCAGCTAGGCATTTCAGTGTTACATTCCCTCCTTCAGTTACTGTTTGGCTTCCAGAGATTTCAACGATGGTTGGTGGAACTGCGAAACAGCAAGAATGAGTACCTGAAGCTGTAACTATTTGTAACAGACACACTACATACTACTTTGTGACAACAACTAAATTTCAGCACTTTCCCTTCTTTTCTTAGTTGTCAATGAGAGGTGCGTAGACAGCATGGTAATATCATTTTTCCAAGCTGTTCCACCAAAGGGGATTAATTCAAGAAATATGTTTTCATAAAGGAATGTTTTTCTCAATTTTTCCTTCAACCATGCTTTCCTCATTTTGCTGGGTGGAAAAAATAGGCATTAATGCACATTGATCAATGTCAACATATTCCTATTCCAAACTGACTTTTATACGTTTTTCCATATAgtagatatattttttatatttaatttGCTGAAAAGTTAGCCACTTAATAGCGGGGGTTTCAAACATACAGGGGGTTATCTGCCTCACAGTAATGCTgagtcaatttttttaaaaactgtaTTGGACTGAGCAAGTGCATTCTATGAGATAGCCTTGAACAAAATACTAGAAGGCAGTCTTATGGACTCCCTGCATTAACATTTATAAATCACaagattattattttgtatttttcaaatttttaagaacaatcaaatgaatttttacaCCACATAGTATttgttcaattttcattttcttctttttttccttcaatcatttttttttgccaatttcaattggtttgtctcttcttcttcttaggAGAGTTCCTCTCCTCCACTAATTAATCCTCTCATACTTTGGATACTTTTTATTTGGGGGTTTATTATTGCAATTAagtagtttgttttctttgcttaacCCAAATTTGAAGTAGAGTTAAGGGGTACCTATAGAGGAGATGAAATTTGCAAATCTTTGCAAATGTCATCTCTTTTTTAACAACTCTTTAACAGTAACTTTTGGTTATGTCTCACAGACATCCAGTTATGTATACATTCTTGCTGATGATGTTTTAGTTCATGGAAAAGAACCTTCCAATTGTTGGGAATCTTTATTTAACATGATGATCACCATAAATCTAACAAAGGTTGCTGGTGGGACTGCTGCGGTTTTCATTTATATAACACCAATATCTCTACACATTAGCACTTACAGgtattcagaaaaaaaaaacaattaaaaaatgggtgataacatttttgtgctggtgggagggggggggggggctttcAGATTATAAAATACATGACGGGTCATTAGCAGAGAAAACTATACAACAATTGTGAGAACATAGTTACAATATTTGTGAGTTCAGgtttaaattattttaactgGAGCTCACAACCCAGCACCACATTAAACAAACAGGAAAATTTTACCCCATACCAATTGCCTTGAAAAATTTTAGTTTACAGTGCAATATCTGAAACAATAAAAGATTCAACTCACCCACTCAGACCAACCTGAAACCTAGTTTCACttttgtcaacaaaaaaataatcagTGACCCTAAGATTGGTGAAAAAACCCAATTGAAAGCTGCAAAGCAAACACACTCTCTTGTGGCAGAAAGGTTAGGTATGACTAATGTGCTGAAAAGGCACATAAACAAGGATCGAGTTCAAAACCaaaaaagttaaacaaaaaagctactacttcagttttttttcagcATGCCAAACATTAATTATTAGATTCACTATTTATTTGCGCTTCTTTGTCTTTAAATAGCAACCCAAATTGCACCAGAATGCATTTAGTGCACAGATTTAAtctttgaaaaagcaaaaacaaaaaatatataattatatatataggTACCTAAAATTTTATAAAGCTCAAAAGCCGTCCATCCAATAAGCTCCTACATTTGGATTATTCATTTGTTAGTATCCAGTATATTGTTTGAGCCAATAATATAGtgtaaataattaataacaCCGTAACACCAACATCATTTCAGTCAATACATACAATTATTGACAATAATTACAACACTTGCTTTCGATTTCGGTTTAACAAAGCTAACAATGAACTAGCTGGAATTCAATCTCCCTTAATTGGTAATTCTTAATAATAAGCTCTGTTCCTTTCAGTGCTGGTTAAAAAATTTGCTCACTATTCCCATGATCATGTCGTCAGTCTGTAATAACCAAAATAAGTTTCTACATAATGTTTTTAGGGTTTTATTCATTTAACTTATCACTATCGAGATTGAAGACTACCATGGCAATATTGTACTTCCAACAGTATTTCATTCAATTTAACTTACAATTGACGATAACAACCACTGATTGTACAAGAGAATCAGCACCAGTTGAAACAACATTCACTCTATAAGTTCTTTCATCTGATCTTTGCACTGCAAGAATACTCAGCTCTGCTCCGGTTTTTGTTGCTCTTGCCCTGAATCGTGCTTGATACTCTGGCTCAACACGTATGACACCAGGGCCAAATTTCTTTCCAATAAGAGACTCATTTCCACCAGTAGTTACAATGGTGAATTGTGAAAAGCCAACTCTACCATCAAGAGTGTAGGTCCAAGCAAGGGTGAGTTTCTGTCCTTTCACTGCATATGATGGACTTGAAGGCTTAGTGGTAAATTcttaaaacaaatgaataagcTCACAAACATATTACAACAGCAAAGTTTACCATAGAAAACTTCAGAGGAAGGATGTCATTAAGGCAATAGAGAAACATTTCTTAAACAACAATAATTGCAATTTCTGAATTCACTTACACTGCATGTAATTAAAGTTCCACATAAAAGAAGTGAGATGACTGGCTTAATTTTTACAGCTATATTTTTGGAATGATACTACTGCATAAATTTCCATATTGGTTCACAGATTATTAAATCACATGATAATTCATGTGAAACAACTTGGGTTAAAAAAAGTGCCCCTAAATTCTCAATTGAATCAGTTACAGACAAAATCATTCTACTTTGTCTGTTCTAATTCCTGATTGATAACAAAAGACAACACCCTttcaaccagaacaaaacaacaacaacaacaaaaaacaaaaaatggaatataaCTATTGACATGTACCTACAACAAACCATTGAACACAGAACTCTCAAGACCTCAAGAGACATATATGTGCAAAATAAGTTTGCATTTAATATTTATACATGCATTTGAAATATCAACAACTGCTGTAATTGGTGTttcataattatcataaaatcaAATATTACAACTTTCAAGAGGAAATGAATAGCTGATGCTTAATGAGCCACATCAGGGAGACGTCACTCATAGGTCTGTATAATTCTCACAAAACTAATGAGAATGACTGCATGGGGAGATTGGGCTGCAAGGAAACTGAACAAGATTAATGATAGTGACGTCTCACAGTTCAGTACTTATAATGAAGTGTTCTGCAGTGGCCTTAAGCACAAATTTACCTTTACATACAAATATGCGAAGATCAAAATTTAATGCTAtccatttcaatttaaaatttatggCCACACTCCCTTCCAGGCAAGTGATGGGATGCTAAAAAGAATGCCAGTTATTACAAAGGGGAATGAGCAGTTTCCTCAATATATTGATccgagttttgattggtcagttgaaaaatcccattgtcaaattaatgttgtaggaagatacgttttgacaagtaaaatgaatttttcatcttttccggcgttgtagtttttagaggaagttattttataaaagcaatagaaaacttttttcctgtgtttgcatagcctgatataaacactcgaggggttgggagaattctcgacagttatgcaaaccctcgacttcgtctcgggtttgcataaatgtctcgaattctcccaacccctctcgtgtttatatcaggctatgcaaacacggaaaacgttttctattgcttaactGTAAATGCACAATTTCTCACGAGAACCATGGCCAGAAACCAGAGTTACCTGCGGTCGGAGCGTTCAGCACTGTCTATTAACCTTTTCACcagacaggaaaagaaaaaccgcgctaaataaaaaaattacctGATTCGAGGCTTGAAAATAGGATTGCGAGCAGCAACGCAACAAAATTAAACGCTGCAGACATATTTTTCAGGATAACTAAGAAGAGCAAGCCAAAGGCACTTTAGCGGAAATGCGATGATTTACCCTTTGGAGAAATAGGTCGCGTAACCCTGGAACGAGTGAAAAGACCTGAGGAAACGGGGACAGCTAATCTGAGGTATTTCGTCCAATCAGTTGTGGTTTCCTTGTTAACGTATGCAGGTAAAATTGCAAGCACATAGCAATGCTGTTTTGTATCGTTTCCATACAGTAATGTTGGTGAAACAGCAAACAGTTTGCAACAGTCACAAAATTGtgaatttatttcttcttttgtttatcCATGGCCTTCCATGGTGACATGATTTCGTCTTTGCTGGCA
This DNA window, taken from Acropora muricata isolate sample 2 unplaced genomic scaffold, ASM3666990v1 scaffold_749, whole genome shotgun sequence, encodes the following:
- the LOC136907488 gene encoding neurotrimin-like; translated protein: MSAAFNFVALLLAILFSSLESEFTTKPSSPSYAVKGQKLTLAWTYTLDGRVGFSQFTIVTTGGNESLIGKKFGPGVIRVEPEYQARFRARATKTGAELSILAVQRSDERTYRVNVVSTGADSLVQSVVVIVNFPPTIVEISGSQTVTEGGNVTLKCLADGKPMPNITWTRLSDNRVVSMTLTDIRRQDPRVYRCIVHNGIGWPATRDVFIDVQYPVEAIGNGGNATVPQGGSKTFSCPVDGNPKPNIIWYRGSEDSGKPISYEERLEARESGCYTCVASNSVGLSICITQCLKMNNLPRH